In a single window of the Pseudochaenichthys georgianus chromosome 16, fPseGeo1.2, whole genome shotgun sequence genome:
- the LOC117461044 gene encoding cornifelin-like, whose product MSSPVVTQPAAGSYGTNVQTGEWSTGLCSCFSDLLVCAIGCCCPIALSCYTAHKYGENCCLGCLPGGSTAMRTHMRLTYGIEGTIINDALMTFCCGLCEVCRMAREIRIRNGEV is encoded by the exons ATGTCAAGCCCAGTGGTCACCCAACCGGCTGCAGGCAGCTACGGGACGAACGTCCAAACGGGGGAGTGGAGCACCGGCCTCTGCTCCTGCTTCAGCGACTTGTTAGTCT GTGCTATTGGTTGCTGCTGTCCAATTGCCTTGAGCTGCTACACTGCTCATAAGTATGGAGAAAACTGCTGTTTGGGTTGTCTGCCAGGAGGCTCAACAGCCATGAGGACTCACATGAGACTCACTTATGGCATAGAG GGAACAATAATCAACGATGCCTTGATGACCTTTTGCTGCGGACTCTGTGAGGTGTGCAGGATGGCGCGTGAAATCCGCATCAGGAATGGAGAAGTGTAA